The segment gaaaaatgagCAACACAAGTACCTACCctctctctctctctctcCCTTCGCTTTTCCCCCATGCACTGATGGCGCTTGTATATagcatttgaaaaataatagtacGTAACGCAGAAAACAAACCAATGAAAGTAGAAACCCGGAGAAAAgactcaaaaaaaaaagggaaagagCGCATGTATGTGTAGATaagtacatatataaaattaCTTGTATGTTATTTGCCTTTTGTACTGCTAAGCTATTGTTTTTAATAGCCAATTAAAGTAAAACAAACCGCTCATTCTCGGGTGTTTCCCGAAACTGTCAGAGCCGTCCCGGCCCACCGATTCGCCCGGCAAGACCTGCTTGAAAGCAGCACAAAGCCCTGCGCCCTCCCTGCACCTCACAGTATGTGTCCACCAACAAGAAACGCCTGACCGAGATAGTAACAGCACAGAACCCGCAAAAAACTGCGCCGTCTCGGCCGTAACCCTTGCTTCCGGTAACAAAACAATGAGAAGCtataccaaaaaaaagaaaagaatgcaCTTTCTTATTTCCCTTTTAACCTAAccatcttttgtttttgtcGTTTAACCTGGAAAGAATGTCGCCATTATATAAACACTCTTTGCTGCATCTTTAGCTTGGAAAAACTCTTGACAACTGCACCGATACTCATCGATACTCACCAACATCACATAATGAAGATTTTAACACAAGACGAAATCGAAGCTCATCGTTCCCATACGCTAAAAGGTGGTATCGAAGGTGCCCTTGCTGGGTTCGCCATCTCTGCTATAATTTTCAAGGTTCTGCCAAGAAGGTACCCAAAGTTTAAACCTTCGACTCTAACATGGTCCATAAAGACCGCTCTTTGGATCACTCCTCCCACGGTCTTGACCGCCATTTGCGCAGAGGAAGCCTCGAACAGTTTCGACGCTACAATGTACGGATCCGGTTCTTCCTCAGAAGATGCCTTAGATGAGCACAGAAGATGGAAGAGTTTAAGCACGAAAGACAAATTCGTCGAAGGTTTATCTAATAACAAGTACAAGATCATCACCGGTGCATGGGCCGCATCGCTATATGGGTCTTGGGTAATTGTGAATAAGGACCCCATCATGACCAAAGCCCAGAAGATCGTGCAGGCAAGAATGTACGCTCAATTCATCACCGTCGGGCTGCTGCTGGCTTCCGTTGGTCTAAGCATGTACGAGAATAAGTTGCATCCTAACAAGCAAAAGGTCAACGAAATGCGCCGTTGGGAAAACGCTCTGAGGGTCGCCGAAGAGGAGGAGAGACTCGAGAAAGAGGGAAGAAGGACCGGCTATGTCTCTAACGAAGAGAGAATAAATTCCAAGATCTTCAAGTCATAAACTTTTATCAGTTCATCTGTCCCATTTCTATTTTCGCCTCCTTCCTCATCTTTTATAAACTTTTCCCCTTACCAATACATGTGTATATtccaatatatatataaatcaatataaaaaaatgaaaaatcttAGAACGAAACCTATTCACTTCATATACACGTAAATGCTAAACTTTATATCGCTCTTGTCGGCCCCGCGGAGTTAACATTTAACGGCTTCTCGCGCAATAaccggaaaaaaaattccaacagttttctttgtaatGATGTTaagccttcttttttcccgGGATCTATAAGAGGGGACGAAAATAGCCGCTATCAATTTTGGTATTGCCACCCAGGCAAGGAGTAAATACAGACGCATTACGTTAGCAAAAGCAACAATACAAGCACAACCATggacaagaagaaggatCTACTGGAGAACCAACAGTTTCTCCGCATCCAAAAGCTCAACGCTGTCGATGCCGGCAGAAGACAATCCATAACAGTCGACGACGAGGGCGAATTATATGGCTTAGACGCCACTGGCGATTCATCCGCCGATGAACACGCAACTACAAACATCATTACACAAAATCACAGCGTTGTCGCTTCAAATGGAGACGTCGCATTCATCCCAGGAACTGGTACCGAAGATAACACGGAGATTGTAACCCAAGAAGTGATTGAAACCGACGATCACACGTTCAAG is part of the Saccharomyces paradoxus chromosome XIV, complete sequence genome and harbors:
- the RCF2 gene encoding Rcf2p (Cytochrome c oxidase subunit~similar to YNR018W), which encodes MKILTQDEIEAHRSHTLKGGIEGALAGFAISAIIFKVLPRRYPKFKPSTLTWSIKTALWITPPTVLTAICAEEASNSFDATMYGSGSSSEDALDEHRRWKSLSTKDKFVEGLSNNKYKIITGAWAASLYGSWVIVNKDPIMTKAQKIVQARMYAQFITVGLLLASVGLSMYENKLHPNKQKVNEMRRWENALRVAEEEERLEKEGRRTGYVSNEERINSKIFKS